DNA sequence from the Malus domestica chromosome 06, GDT2T_hap1 genome:
CCATATGTGTCTAAGTCAAAATTAGGGGTTCTCTGCCACGGCCTGGGATTTTCAAACCCGTTATTCAGATTACCCACGAATGGGCTCTGAGTACCCATAAACGGGTCAAAACCGGGTCTTTGGAAGGGGTGACCCGAATCGTAAGGGAAGATCGGGTTTTGATTGAAGGGCGGATACGGAGGGCAAAAGGGGAAGTGAGAAACTGAGCAAATCGGGCAGAGGGTACCTGGGATTGGAGGCCTATGCCGCCATTGTTGGGGTTGAGGGTCCATGACGAGCTCTGATTTGAAGATCGTCAGAAAGTGGGGAAATAATTGAAATTAGGGTTTCGGATACTGTGAGGGATGCTAGGGTTTCGAATCAGTCAACGGAGAAGAGAAGAGGAGAAGCATGGCCTGAATattccagaaaaaaaaataaagctgAAAAATTGTTTCGGACTTGCGGTTGAACTGTTGGAGGGAGAGGCAAAGCGGTAAAATTTTGGTAACTTTTCTTTCGttcctctaaaaaaaaaatcatatttttattttataattaaaaattaattttggtatCATTCACTTTActgtttattttgttcttatagttaaaacttaaaaattttcaagtattttccttaaaattttaaaaaaattattaaaaaatacttaaaaactttgaattttaacgataaaataaatggtaaaatgaatactatcaagattaactttttgatgtaaaaatatattttttttattaaagtaaacagtaccataaactttttattaaaatccttcaaatttCTTGATGCATCGGCCGCTTTGGTCTCAAACACGTGCGAGGCTTTTTAATGGAAACAACACGTGAGAAGCCCTCCCCATACACATGGGAAGCCACCAATTTCCCAGATTGAGGAGAGACATTTTTGTTGGAATAATACTTGCTTTCcttctttggattcattctcACATTTTCAAATAACAACGTATATTTACCTTAGAAGTTTCATAATTTAAAAACTTATTTTTAACTATATTATTTGAAACTCGATTTTAATTTCACTTTAATTTCTGAAGTTTAAAAGTTTGCTTTATTTTGCCTTCTGGAACTTAGATTTTGACCATATTTTACTCCTAAAACTTAAAAGTCATCTCTATAAAATTTGCTCCACATTGACTTAGAtctgttaatttcttatgtgAGTTTGATTTGGATGCTCCAggctaatcaatttttttttaatttattttaaaattaatattctCTTATTGTTAGATATTATCGTATAATGGcaatttataatcaaatttattgcaCATGCGATGTAGTCTTATTAATTGTTGGATCCCACATATGTTTCTAGAGGCGATTTATAAGTTTCAAGGATAAAAGAAAGCCCACAAGCCAAAGTGgaacaaattttgagttttaatgagtaAAATAATGATTTTTGAGTTACAGGGGCAAAGTCATTTGAATTGAATTCCAGGAACGTAGCTAAAAATAAGTCTACCCGTTCAATGTCTTATATCTATCAAAAGTCATTTGAATTTAAGATCATTTAGTCATTAAAGTATATCAATCAACGGTATAAGGACCACGTAAAATATTAATCATTAGCCGTCCAAGTAATAAATCAACGGCATGGTGCTCAAGTTAATCTTTTGCCTTGCTTACACTCTTATCACGAATATTGTATTGGTCAGTGGTTGAAGATTCTCCACCGTTGGATTAAATCTGACGGTGGTCGACCAACATTTTTCTTGCACCCTATACACCAGGAGAACAGGAGAACTTCGTTCGCCTCCTTAACCTCTTGAAATCCCCTATATTCTTCCTGTCTGATTCTTCTTCTTAGTTAATTTGTCAATGGCCGGAAGTAGAAGCAAAGACCCGAAACCCAATTCAGAACCCGACCCAGCTTCCAAAAAAGCCAGGGGATTGACCATTGAAGGTTACCCAATTGAAGGTTTGTCCATTGGCGGCCATGAAACCTGCATAATCTTCCCAACTCTCAACCTTTCCTTTGATATTGGTCGCTGCCCGCAGCGTGCTATTTCGAAGGACTTCCTCTTCATCTCCCACGCCCACATGGATCACATTGTATGTGCTTCCCTCTGCTTGTTTTGCTATTTGGGTTTTGCTAATTACCTGTTTTTATTGATgcgtttttgttttattttttcgaCTCGATGGATGATGAGTGATGGATTTTTGGTTTTCCACTGACTTGCTGGTGTTGGGATTTTCTTGTATGTACTTGTGATGGTGAAAGATTTTAGCTTTTCTATCGAAAACTTACTTCTTTTAGTCATTGAAGTACTTGAATAATACAAAGTGACATGATTTTGCGCTTCTTCGTTGGGTGTTGTTTTCAATTCGATACAAGTATATATATTGTAtcaagtgtttggtaaatgagAGATTGGTAATGCTGCTAAATAATATATACTGCGTGGTTGTTCGTGGTTGTTTTCGACTATTTTCTGCACAAACACATGATAATTTGAGGGGTTTAATGGAATTTTCAAAGCTTAAACTATCTTAAATGCTGGGTCAAATATAATGCAAATGTTTAAAGAACTAGCATGCGAAAATTTGTGAGCAGAAAGCCGAAGATTTCTGATGGTTACAGGGCATTGTGTTGTTAAATGGTTGAAGAAGGGATATCTTGGTTTTGCGCTGAGGGGGTGGGTATGGAATCAAATAGAAATTCAGGCAGAGTTCCAAATATCTTGAACTATGCTTAGAACCCAAGAAACGCAAGAAAGGAGAGAAAAGGGTCTAAAAAAAGGTTCATGTTTGCAtcatttgattttccttatCGTTTATGGATGGACCATTTTTGTTGATTAATGTGATAATATTTGGCCATGGTCAGTGGTACTGCACTTCTACTCATGATTTATATCTATATGATAGGGAGGATTGCCCATGTATGTTGCAACCCGTGGGTTATACAGTATGAAGCCCCCGACGATAATTGTACCAAAGTGTATAAAAGAACTCGTGGAACAACTTTTTGAGGTGCACAGAAAAATGGACCAGTCAGAGCTGAAGCATAACCTTATTGGCTTGGATGTTGGTAACATTGATTGCTAATCAGATTCATCGATCAGATgacaatttttcttcttctgcctTCTACTTGCAGAATCGATTTCCTGTTTATCTTATGCACTTTATGTTTGCAGGAGAAGAATTCTCTATGAGAAGGGATCTCATCGTAAAAGCCTTTAGGACTTACCATGGAATACCAAGTCAGGTATCCCATTTATTGTATATTTGTAATACTTTCTCGTTCGGAATTCTACTAAGACTTTGAGCAATAGCTTTTGTAGAGATTTATTGAAATACTAACTAGCTATGCATGATATATGACAGGGTTATGTAGTATACTCCGTAAAACAAAAACTTAAGCAGGAGTACCTTGGCCTTTCTGGGAATGaaattaaaaacttgaaatcATCAGGTGTTGAGGTGTGTCTTTAAAATCCTAGATCGCTTTTACTTTTTAGTTTCTCCTTTAAAATTGATTGCATTTTTTTCGTGACAACTACCGATTGATTTTCCACTCTTGATTGCATTTCTCTTTCATTTGCAGATTACAAACACTTTTACAGAACCTCAAGTTGCTTTTACAGGAGATACCATGTCGGACTTCATAACTGACAGTAGTAATATTGATGTGCTGAAGGCAAAGATTCTTGTTGTGGAGGTGAATCACTCGCTTAAAGTTCATAGCATGTGTGGGGCTTTTATAAATGGTTAGTGTGTAATGTGCTATACGTTTTTCCTGTCTTTCACGCAGAGCACCTTCGTAGATGACTCGGTTAAAGTGGAGCATGCCAGAGACTACGGACACATACATCTATCTGAGGTTCGTCTCCAGAGTAATTAGATTCTTTACTGCCTGCCTTTGTCAATCTATGATTTTCGTTGTATCTATCTAGGCTCCCCCAATGTTTGATCTTGTCATATCTGGACGGCTTTCTTTCAGATAATTAGTCATGCAGAGAAGTTTGAAAACAAAGCAATTCTTCTTATTCACTTTTCCGCTCGATACACAGTACAGGTATGATGGTCAGTTCCGTAGCTGCTCTGTATCTTTGTTAGTGAGCTATTGACATTCATGCTTGTGTTTTACCAGGAAATTGAACAAGCTGTGTCAGCGTTGCCTCCTCCTTTAGCAGGCCGAGTTTTTGCACTTACAGAAGGTATTTGATGGCAAAGCTAGTCAGCTGCTTTGGTCTTTTCATGGCATCAATTTTGTCGACTTAAATGTCTGCACTGAAGACAAGCATATGGCACGAGAAACCTCTGATGCAGGCGGATCTTCAGCATCGTGGACATGATATGCTGACACAAGATCGAGAAATGAGTACGAGAACACATAGTTAGGCAATCCAGCCCTTTCGGGTTTTAATTTGCTTATCGGGTGTTCCTCTTGTATAAATCCCATGTATCTCAGTAGCTTCTCTTCCCCTTATTGATCAAAATTAAAGAGCTGGGCTAGCCATTGCTGATTTGTTGCCATACTCAAGTTCATTGATCTTATATATTAATTTGAAATTGTTTTCAGGATAAAACAGATGAATCGTGAACATTTGAAATTTAGAACTTTATAGTTACTGCAATTtctgcaaaaaaaattataatttcacGAAAGCAATTcaggaagaaaataaaacatgGTAATGGAAGCTAGTTCTGCACTCAAACTTCAGCCATCAATTTACCAGCTACACTGGCCACAGAACAGCAGAACCTTGCTTCCAAGGCCACCGAAGCAACCAATTCGTTCATCGATCTCAACTCTTCGTGAAACTCCGGATGCAACACCAATGCAGAGTAATTCTCATCCAGCACCAATCCGATACATTTCACAACATCTTCGAGTTTAGGAACCCAATCACAAGCCTTCAAACCTGATGCTGTTGATGCCCGAGGAAACCTCTCATATTTCTTCAGCCACTTCCCCAAATACCGCAGCAAACTCTTCATCTCCTTCCCACTCAACTTACTAATCGCAGCAGACAACATCGCCTCGTCGAGGTTCTTCGAAGCCAACAGATAATGCAGACAGAGTTCTGCCGAAGAGAACCCATCATACGCTACCATGAGCAAAACTGCAGCATCTTTTGCAACTCTTAGTTTCTTGTCGGAGAGACTCTGATCACCCGCCTTCTCAACCGTGGCCAATGCCCGGCTCTCCCATTCCTTCCTCACATCCACAAGGCTAGCATAACCGTCTTTAGGCGGATCCAGAAAGTACTTCAAGATCAGCAGCAACTCCGACGACCTGAGATCAGAAGCATGCTTAACACAAAGACAAACCAACTCGGACCTCCTCTTTTCCACGATTTTCGGAACCAAACGCTGATAACAAGAATTGGGGAAAACCCCATTTGCAATCAAAGCACCTACCAAATCCCAAATCTCCAACACCACACAGGCTTCCAAAACCAAACCAGCAACATCCTTGCCCATCAAGTTCCCAACTTTCTCAATCAAAACCCGGGCATACCCATCATTCGACGAATCGACCCCAATCGATTCCCCAACTCTCTTTTTCTCCCAAATGTTCTCGAGAAACGGATTTAGGGTTCCCAAGAACTCAACTTTGGTGAAACTGGTTGGGTTTTTGAGCTTCTTTTGGAGCTTGGTGAAGAACTTCTTTCCCGAATCGATGAGCTCGGAGTCGGTTTGTGAGATTTTCCATCCGGTGAATGGGATTGCAGCTGCCGAGGTATTTGGGTCGTCGAATTTGGGTTTCAAATTGTCAAAAATGGGTTCCGGGTCAAGAACAATGGGGTAATCTGATGGGGCGACTTGGGTTTGGGATTTGGCCGAGGCTCTGGCAATGACTTCGAGCAACGACATGgccaaaaatcaataaatttaaaattaagaaaagcagACTGCCGTGCGAACCTGAAGAAGCGCGGAGCTTTGGCAAGTGCGGCGGCGGAGGAGGCGGAAAGTGCAGAGATTGGGAAAAAATTACTGGTGCTGACTGCTAAGTTCTTGTTGAGCAGAGAGAGAGGGTTGAGGAAGGGTTGAGGAAGGGTTTTAGTTCGCGGAGACGAAAGAGGAGATAGGGTTTTAGCTAATATTGGGCCCATTTTTCATCATTGGGCCTAAAATCCAATGGATCTATACCCATGTTGGGCCTTTATGCccgttttactttttttttggttggtcaaaagtttttgttaattttttttattacaaataatAGTAAATTTGGAAAGACTTTTTCAATTAATCTATTGTCAAATAAAGCCAGCGATCTAAAGCCTCCCCTAGCGCCGTCCAGTCTAAGCCCTGAGCTGCTGGTTACCACCACGATTAATTTTGAAgtgtttaaaattaaaaaaacacttaaacttatcaaaacgtCTACTATACATCAACCTAGACTGCATTGGTCGTGATTCTcacttttttaataaattgtaagagactcatgattaatttttttttttttttttgaaactccTGATTGAATATTTCAACAATTCCCATATGATCCTCAACTAGAATAAGTATCACTCCCTTTCTCCATGAGGCAGATATCACAGAAAGGAAAGAAGGCAAGAGGAAGAATAACTAACTAGAAGACTTGGAGAAGAAAATCCCCTTCATTTTATTTCTAACCAGAGAAAATGTCGAAATGGTCAGCGGTAGCTGCTATTTCCTACATCAGTGATGTAACTGAACCTACAACTACATGCTTATGAAGGCGCCGCGTTCTTCTCTTCGAGTCCTAATGACGCTCTCAGGTAGAAGGTGGAGTTTGCCATTGCTTTGGCACTGGACCAACATCGTAGATGATTTCTCTATGGCAAGACCACACCAGCTTTATTGCTTCCGGGGTCCCAATGCCAGCTCCCCTCGGGTCCCCAGCCGGTCCAAACCTGTCAGAAATCATTGTTTGACATGTATAAGTGCTAGGAGATATTCTCGTGAAGTACTCAAAGTTTTAAGAGATTTTGTACTCACCAGTGATTCTGTGGAGCTCCGGTTGTTCTTGCTCTCAGTCCAGCATAAGTAGTTCCATTTACCGTGTTCCCAATAACTTCCTGCAAATAGACGTTCGGAATAAGGAAAATGGAAACTGGGCAGTTGATTCAGAATCCATCCTTTTAGTTAGAAGTGAACTAATAAGATTTCATGAAACGGCTCCAAGGGCCAGGCGGGTTTCAAAAGTTACGCTCATCAGGTTCATTAGTTTGTATTAACCCCATTCTAAAGCATACGATAACTAATGTTTACAAACTTCTTTAAGCCAGGGTTGTAAACTTGTATGATGTTCATTATGTATTTCAAACGAAGAACAATATGTGATTGTAAAGAGACAAAGGTCAAATCTTGCCTGTAGAAACAGTGGATCGTTTGAAACGACAGCAGCTGTTAAATGTGCATGCATCCTCTCTAGAGCATCCAACACCAGTGGGAGTTGATCGTTCTTATAGTCGGTAACAATCTAGGAGCAAATAAATTAACGTTAGTAGCTGTGAGAATTGTCCCACAGTAGCAATTACCTTCTAGATGTGAAAAAAGTATTAATGGTCCAAATAAAAGATGcacaaggaaaaaagaaaaatagagagCTCTCTCTGCTCGCCCCTCAGCCTGGATTCAGTATTCGAGCACAAAATAAGAAGCCCAAATGTTTACTCTCGGTGATCCTCTCAAGCACCAGCCAACTTTCAAGTTGTCTAGGTTTATAAATCTTTTGAATAATAAAGACCAATGTGCAGTTCTAAGGAAACTCGCAAGTCCTCGCCACACAAACTTTGACAAAACAGTAAATTGAATATGGTAAATAAAGCTcggtaaattacaaaaatatgATAGGAAAAGAAAGAACTTTGGCAGCAATCTTTTTCTTTGTTACCTGAAATGGCCCAAAAATTTCTCTTGTTACGAGTTCATAGTTCTTGTCCTTCAGTATTTCTTCAAGTGGAACAAAAATGGCCGTAGGTTCTATAGCACCATATACGGGTGGAATGGAATGATTCGTTAAAGGTTCACCCCCAAAGAGTACCTTTGAACCTGGTATCTGAAGTAATTTATTCTTGTGTTCTAGCATTGCTTCGGTCGTGAACTGCATCAACAACATAAGCATGTAAAAAGATAGGCTGTTAAGTTGGTACAAAACAGGACAGGTAATGTACGTACTGTAAGGACAGGGCCAATGGTTAAATCTTCTAAATTCCTTCTCTCAGCCAGATCTTTCATTTTGGATAGAAGTGACGTCTTAGACCAGTTCtgcacaaatatatataagatCAACGATAACAAAAATGTTGACAGTTTCGTTGAACTTGAAATTTCTCAACAAAGAATTACAGATTCCAGAAGGTTTGAAACTGGAGAGCCTTACCTCATGGATGAAGAGCATCGATTGTGCAGAGCACTTCTGACCACTACATGCATATGCATCCTGATCACAGACCCATGCAACATAGTCTTCCTGCGATATAGAAATGGAAACAGATAAATCAATAACGGACGTGACTCTACAAAGAAAGAGTTGTATACTCCAGAAACATAAAATTGTCGTAAGAAACCTCATGAACGTCAGGCCCTAAAATCTTCCAGTCAAATCCTGCATCTTCCAACTTAACACGACCCTTCAGGTCGCCAGCCAACTTATCTGCCACTCTTGAGCTACCAGTGAAAAGGGTCATTTGTGGATTTCCCTGTTGACACAATAGAAGTAAAATGTTCATTCAATCGACATGTCATAAGTTAGTAGTGTAACCTCTACGAACGCAAATATGTGGATGAGAGCTATGAGCGGTCTCTTCCAGAGATTATTGTACAGTTTCAAAATAATTGATTTGCACATTGAACCAACCTCTAATAGTAGCTTGTTCATTGTCTGCCCATCAGAATTTATGAAGTCAACATCCTCTGTCGGTAGCCCACAGTAATGAAGCAGCCTCATCATTTGCTCCATAACAATGCttacctacaaaaaaaaaatgtttgctcACCAGTTAAATTATAACAAGAAGAGATCACAAAGAGAAAAAAGTATCTAAAAGCTACCTATAAAGGGTTTCAAATAGATCAAACAATTGATTTAGACTCAGAAAGTTAGACTAGCATACCTTACTATCAACTTTGAGGACTGGTTTGTTACCCATATAAAGTGCACCCATCAACTGAAGTACAGGAATTTCTAGTGGAAAATTAAAGGGGGTAATGATTGCAACCTGAAAAGAGAGTCGTTTATCATAAccaattatgaaaataacaaaatttgtTCTAAGAGCTTAAGGTTTTGGGGGTACAAACAAAAAACCAAGTATATTCAGAGATGATGCTTACAGGACCATAAGGCCAACGGAAACCATGACTTTGCTGTCCAAGATGATTTCCAGGCACCCCAAAAGATCTTGCAAGGAAGCGGACCTGCCACATATGTGTTAATCAAGACAGTAACGAAATTTGAAAGAGGattttatgtgaatttgattacAGCAGTGGCATTGTACTGTGCTTAAACCAAGAGTATATAAATGAAATGTTATTCTATGCCTATACCATGTGGGACAAGGTATACGAGTACAGTAACATTTCATATATACACTGAAAACATAAAGGTCAACTGCACTGAATGTACCTGATCGCTGGAGAAATTCTCAAGAAATTTTTGAGTGACATAAACTTCACCAGAAGCCTGCTGGTAACTCTTTGGAGCAACCCTTTGTATTAATCTTGTGAAGAAATCAGAAACCTGACAGCCATACAATCATAAAATTATTAACGAAACTACCATATATGTCAGAAGGTTGAACTGCATAAGTCTCAATTCAAATACaggaaaaaggtaaaaaacaaGAACACTGTCTGCTGTACAATTGTTACCTTCGGCAAGGAAAGCATGTGACCTGCCTTTGCAGATATGTCCCCAAGCATAAGATACCTGCAAAAAATGGTCTACaggtttcattttgttttcaaaatttaaagaaTATCACAGTCAAACTCTTCAAAACAGAGAACTTGATGAAATTATATGACATGTTATGCTATCTATTTGAGAAATCTAAGGAAACACAAGATGCCTAAAAATGAATGAGAATAAAGAACAAGAATGATAATAAACACAAACCTCTCTGGTGCTTTGAATGGATTGTGAAGACCATGTTTCGGGCACTTGGACAAGCTCTCCACAAACGGCTGCAGTACCAGTTCAACAATTCAAAAAAAATAGTTGCGGTCATACACAGTGAAAAGGATACTTGTACACTACAATATGCAGGCATACCTGTATTCCTGTTTCATCAACTTCGCAAACTCTAATGAATGGCTCCCCATTTAAAGGATCCAAAATTGTGTTCCATCTATTAGTGTTCTTCCATTTACCCTGCACTGAAAAAATACGacatttcttttttaatagatttcaatccttaattttttttgttcccAGTCGGTTTAAATGAGAGGTCCACACACCATTGTATTAAaagttaacaaagaaaatactaACAAAAAAGTTGATGCAAAGAAATTGTTCAAGTTTTTAGTCTTCAGTTATAACTCCAAGACATTGCTGTTCTGAGTGCAGAGCACTTTTCATGAGAACCAATTTCTGCTGCCAAATGACACATACTGCTAAAATGTGTGAACATACCCAAGTTGAGAACTTCAGCAGGCTGTGAACCCGATATCTCTTCCACTTCAACGGTTGCAAAGGGTACCCCATGAATAGATCTGCCATAAAATGGGGAAACCGAAACTGTAAAGATTATCGCTAGAAAAGCCATTACAAGTAAGACATACAAAAATTGTCAAATTCTTCAATTATACGGCAGGAATATGGCGGCCTAAAACCAATCCCCCAGCATTTTTGTTCAATCATAACAAATGCTACAACAGAAACATCATCAGATACAGATATTCCACTCTTATCTACGACAATTACACAAATTTACAGGTACGGTATGTCTTGAATTAAAAGCCAAATGCATTACATTTCCAGAGGTGGATGCGATGGGAACATCGATCCaattaaaatcaaaacaaagacgAAAATTTTAATAACTGCAGACCAAAACAAACCATCCACGATGATTAAAAAAAACCCACATCTTTCCAGTTATCCGAGTCTACAAAAATCATCGGCATCGATCAATCAGCCTAAACAAATCAAGTCTATCATCATCCataaacaaatcaaaacattCGATCATACAGAGCAAAAGATAGCGACTTTTTTGAACCACAAAGGCAGATAtcaacaaaacaagaaaacccaAAATCCAAAGTTGCATATAATCCTCAAAGCAAGACGAacccaaatattttttaaacatttaCAACAAAACCCAGGAAGCGAAATCCAGTAATTCATCCAGGAAACAGAGAATCACACCTGGAGATATTGAGTGAAGTGAACCAGCTCAAGGCCG
Encoded proteins:
- the LOC103420331 gene encoding delta-1-pyrroline-5-carboxylate dehydrogenase 12A1, mitochondrial-like (The RefSeq protein has 2 substitutions compared to this genomic sequence); the encoded protein is MNRILVSRQLRARAPQTALSWFTSLNISRSIHGVPFATVEVEEISGSQPAEVLNLVQGKWKNTNRWNTILDPLNGEPFIRVCEVDETGIQPFVESLSKCPKHGLHNPFKAPERYLMLGDISAKAGHMLSLPKVSDFFTRLIQRVAPKSYQQASGEVYVTQKFLENFSSDQVRFLARSFGVPGNHLGQQSHGFRWPYGPVAIITPFNFPLEIPVLQLMGALYMGNKPVLKVDSKVGIVMEQMMRLLHYCGLPTEDVDFINSDGQTMNKLLLEGNPRMTLFTGSSRVADKLAGDLKGRVKLEDAGFDWKILGPDVHEEDYVAWVCDQDAYACSGQKCSAQSMLFIHENWSKTSLLSKMKDLAERRNLEDLTIGPVLTFTTEAMLEHKNKLLQIPGSKVLFGGEPLTNHSIPPVYGAIEPTAIFVPLEEILKDKNYELVTREIFGPFQIVTDYKNDQLPLVLDALERMHAHLTAAVVSNDPLFLQEVIGNTVNGTTYAGLRARTTGAPQNHWFGPAGDPRGAGIGTPEAIKLVWSCHREIIYDVGPVPKQWQTPPST
- the LOC103420333 gene encoding uncharacterized protein, whose amino-acid sequence is MSLLEVIARASAKSQTQVAPSDYPIVLDPEPIFDNLKPKFDDPNTSAAAIPFTGWKISQTDSELIDSGKKFFTKLQKKLKNPTSFTKVEFLGTLNPFLENIWEKKRVGESIGVDSSNDGYARVLIEKVGNLMGKDVAGLVLEACVVLEIWDLVGALIANGVFPNSCYQRLVPKIVEKRRSELVCLCVKHASDLRSSELLLILKYFLDPPKDGYASLVDVRKEWESRALATVEKAGDQSLSDKKLRVAKDAAVLLMVAYDGFSSAELCLHYLLASKNLDEAMLSAAISKLSGKEMKSLLRYLGKWLKKYERFPRASTASGLKACDWVPKLEDVVKCIGLVLDENYSALVLHPEFHEELRSMNELVASVALEARFCCSVASVAGKLMAEV
- the LOC103420332 gene encoding tRNase Z TRZ1; amino-acid sequence: MAGSRSKDPKPNSEPDPASKKARGLTIEGYPIEGLSIGGHETCIIFPTLNLSFDIGRCPQRAISKDFLFISHAHMDHIGGLPMYVATRGLYSMKPPTIIVPKCIKELVEQLFEVHRKMDQSELKHNLIGLDVGEEFSMRRDLIVKAFRTYHGIPSQGYVVYSVKQKLKQEYLGLSGNEIKNLKSSGVEITNTFTEPQVAFTGDTMSDFITDSSNIDVLKAKILVVESTFVDDSVKVEHARDYGHIHLSEIISHAEKFENKAILLIHFSARYTVQEIEQAVSALPPPLAGRVFALTEGI